A section of the Methanococcus vannielii SB genome encodes:
- a CDS encoding MBL fold metallo-hydrolase: MLYNGSIIYIDEKNEIWASPCSSSTYVETKKHKIVIDTSKKEKMKVIISNLNKLDVRLKDIDYVINTHNHISHTENNDIFKNADILKYSDGSLDNFNDSEIEVLLTPGHTFDSISLIYDDYVIAPAAVNSKRNIIDEKIVISAIDDELARKSILKIKSLKKHIVTAHEGILYNYEYIKP; this comes from the coding sequence ATGCTTTATAATGGCAGTATAATTTATATTGATGAAAAAAATGAAATATGGGCATCCCCCTGTTCATCGTCTACATACGTGGAAACAAAAAAGCATAAAATCGTCATTGATACCTCGAAAAAGGAAAAAATGAAGGTTATAATCTCTAATTTAAATAAGTTAGATGTAAGGTTAAAAGATATTGATTACGTAATAAATACCCACAATCACATAAGCCATACTGAAAATAACGACATCTTTAAAAATGCAGATATTTTAAAGTATTCTGACGGTTCACTAGATAATTTTAACGATTCAGAAATAGAAGTCTTATTAACGCCCGGACACACTTTTGACAGCATTTCTTTGATATATGACGATTATGTAATAGCCCCTGCTGCTGTAAACTCTAAAAGAAACATAATTGATGAAAAAATTGTAATTTCTGCAATAGACGATGAACTTGCAAGAAAATCAATTTTAAAAATAAAAAGCTTAAAAAAGCATATAGTAACTGCACACGAGGGTATACTTTATAATTATGAATACATTAAGCCCTAA
- a CDS encoding KH domain-containing protein translates to MYENVEVVKIPKERTGALIGTHGEVRKKIEADLGVELEIDSEGEVTIYSTEEQKDALALWKARDIVKAVGRGFSPEKALKLLSDEHSFETIDITEYASSDKALQRLKGRIIGSSGKSRRYIEELTGTHVSVYGKTVSILGEIEPVQIAKDAIEMLLRGTSHSKMYKFLERHRQDVKRSELRLWK, encoded by the coding sequence ATGTATGAGAACGTGGAAGTAGTGAAGATTCCAAAAGAGAGAACAGGGGCACTTATCGGAACTCACGGCGAAGTACGGAAAAAAATCGAGGCCGACCTTGGAGTTGAACTTGAAATTGACTCTGAAGGAGAAGTTACGATATATTCAACAGAAGAACAAAAAGATGCACTTGCACTCTGGAAAGCAAGGGATATTGTAAAGGCAGTTGGTAGGGGTTTTAGTCCCGAAAAAGCTTTAAAACTGCTTTCTGATGAACATTCCTTTGAAACTATTGACATTACAGAATATGCAAGTTCTGATAAAGCTCTACAAAGGTTAAAGGGTAGAATTATAGGGAGTTCTGGAAAATCAAGACGTTACATTGAGGAACTTACTGGAACACACGTTTCAGTTTACGGGAAAACAGTTTCAATTCTTGGGGAAATAGAACCAGTTCAAATTGCAAAAGATGCAATAGAAATGCTTTTAAGGGGAACATCACACTCAAAAATGTACAAATTCCTTGAAAGGCATAGGCAAGATGTTAAAAGAAGTGAATTACGACTTTGGAAATAA
- a CDS encoding methanogenesis marker 15 protein, which yields MAVKIAELTCGAEYSGVQAEIEKAAKQVGGEIVFPEVDLEYIDKVNDYLGFEVASANLKLMFARAMSIIEGNTDAEAVFIATCFRCAEGALVRNEVRRLLQQNTDLPVVMYSFTERTKASELLTRMEALVTIVDKKALLARKKQEGISLGLDSGSTTTKAIIMRDNEIVGTGWVYTKDVISSAQEALDNALKESGLKMEDIETIGTTGYGRRTLGNHFNADLIQEELTVNSKGAAFLAGTQNGEATVIDIGGMDNKAISLNNAIPDGFTMGGICAGASGRFFEITAKRLGVTIQELGDIAAEGNWRNVMMNSYCIVFGIQDLVTGLAGGATPNDVAAAAAHSVAEQIYEQQLQEVDVRDPLILVGGSSLLKGMVMALEEILGKTIIVPKYSQYIGAVGAALISSGYRNLKNKI from the coding sequence ATGGCTGTTAAAATTGCAGAGCTTACATGTGGGGCAGAGTATAGTGGTGTGCAGGCCGAAATTGAAAAAGCTGCAAAGCAGGTCGGTGGAGAAATAGTATTTCCAGAAGTCGATTTAGAATATATTGACAAAGTAAACGACTATTTAGGTTTTGAAGTTGCATCTGCTAATTTAAAATTAATGTTTGCACGAGCCATGTCGATTATAGAAGGAAATACTGATGCTGAAGCGGTTTTTATTGCAACATGTTTTAGGTGTGCAGAAGGGGCCCTTGTAAGAAATGAAGTAAGAAGATTGCTACAGCAAAATACAGATTTACCTGTTGTAATGTACTCATTTACTGAAAGAACAAAGGCATCCGAACTTCTTACAAGAATGGAAGCTCTTGTTACTATTGTTGACAAAAAAGCACTTCTTGCAAGAAAAAAACAGGAGGGAATAAGCCTTGGACTTGATAGTGGTTCAACCACTACAAAAGCCATTATAATGAGAGATAACGAAATAGTTGGAACTGGTTGGGTATATACTAAAGACGTTATTTCATCAGCCCAGGAAGCTCTTGACAATGCTTTAAAAGAATCTGGACTAAAAATGGAAGATATTGAAACAATAGGTACTACTGGTTACGGTAGAAGAACCCTTGGAAATCACTTTAATGCGGATTTAATTCAGGAAGAATTAACGGTAAACTCAAAAGGAGCTGCATTTTTAGCCGGCACTCAAAATGGGGAAGCAACCGTAATTGATATTGGCGGAATGGATAACAAGGCAATTTCATTAAATAATGCAATACCTGACGGCTTTACAATGGGCGGAATTTGTGCTGGAGCTAGCGGTAGATTTTTCGAAATAACTGCAAAAAGGCTTGGTGTAACAATACAGGAATTAGGAGATATTGCAGCTGAAGGGAACTGGAGAAACGTGATGATGAATAGTTACTGTATCGTATTCGGTATTCAGGATTTAGTAACAGGCCTTGCTGGAGGGGCGACTCCAAACGACGTTGCAGCAGCTGCTGCACACTCTGTTGCCGAACAAATTTACGAACAACAACTTCAAGAAGTCGATGTAAGAGACCCTTTAATACTAGTTGGTGGAAGTAGTCTTTTAAAAGGAATGGTAATGGCACTAGAAGAAATTTTAGGAAAAACAATAATAGTTCCAAAGTATTCGCAATACATTGGTGCTGTTGGGGCTGCTTTAATTTCTTCAGGATATAGAAACCTTAAAAATAAAATTTAA
- a CDS encoding serine protein kinase RIO, producing the protein MKDVLKMDLAKREKQLDQEFQKKIVERKKKFLESLKTENEVFDQRTLLNMYNLLVGKHVDEISGVVNSGKEAVVFSAHKDDEYFALKVYRVSTCDFKTMWKYIQGDPRFHLRRSSTRQIVTAWVEKEYRNLLRAGDYITTPEAILKRENILLMELVHEDGIPSPRLKDVEVDFKEFYEMIREDMKILYQEANLVHGDLSEYNILVNDDEPVYIDFSQGVVSQHPLSKTLLIRDVKNVCGFFKRKGIKTDYKEFYKFVSGEELDLIDEEMAKSY; encoded by the coding sequence ATGAAAGACGTCCTTAAAATGGATTTAGCTAAACGAGAAAAACAGCTCGACCAAGAATTTCAAAAAAAGATTGTAGAACGGAAAAAAAAGTTTTTAGAATCTTTGAAAACTGAAAATGAAGTTTTTGATCAGAGAACTCTCCTAAATATGTATAATTTACTGGTTGGAAAACACGTGGATGAAATTTCAGGGGTAGTTAATTCTGGAAAGGAAGCAGTAGTATTTTCTGCCCATAAAGACGATGAATATTTCGCTTTAAAAGTATATAGGGTTTCTACATGTGATTTTAAAACTATGTGGAAATATATTCAGGGGGACCCAAGATTTCACTTAAGGAGAAGCAGTACTCGGCAGATTGTTACCGCATGGGTTGAAAAGGAATACCGAAACCTTTTAAGGGCGGGAGACTATATAACAACGCCTGAAGCAATTTTAAAGCGAGAAAATATACTTTTAATGGAATTAGTACATGAAGATGGAATTCCTTCTCCAAGATTAAAGGATGTTGAAGTAGATTTTAAAGAATTTTATGAAATGATTCGGGAAGATATGAAAATACTTTACCAAGAAGCAAATCTTGTACATGGCGACCTTTCAGAGTATAACATACTGGTAAATGACGATGAACCAGTATATATCGACTTTTCGCAAGGCGTTGTATCACAGCATCCTTTATCTAAAACACTTCTTATTAGGGACGTTAAAAATGTATGCGGTTTCTTTAAACGCAAAGGAATTAAAACCGACTATAAAGAATTTTATAAATTCGTTTCAGGAGAAGAATTAGACTTAATTGATGAAGAAATGGCCAAGTCATATTAA
- the eif1A gene encoding translation initiation factor eIF-1A, translating to MQEQEVTQTRVRVPRESDNEILGVIEQMLGASRVRVRCMDGHLRMGRIPGKLKRKIWVREDDVVIVTPWEVQSDEKCDIIWRYTKGQVDWLAKKGYLDFMR from the coding sequence ATGCAAGAACAAGAAGTAACTCAAACAAGAGTAAGAGTGCCAAGAGAGTCAGATAATGAAATTTTAGGCGTAATTGAACAAATGCTTGGTGCAAGTAGGGTTAGAGTAAGATGTATGGATGGGCATCTTAGAATGGGAAGAATTCCTGGAAAATTAAAGAGAAAAATCTGGGTAAGGGAAGACGATGTTGTAATTGTAACCCCTTGGGAAGTTCAAAGTGACGAAAAATGTGACATTATATGGAGATATACAAAAGGACAGGTTGATTGGTTAGCTAAGAAAGGGTACCTTGACTTCATGCGTTAG
- a CDS encoding DUF128 domain-containing protein, translating to MDKDIDIEILTILSESSEPVGAKIIANMLKQRGYDIGERAVRYHLQTLDENNLTIRLGYSGREITEKGIEELEKANISYRIGSTFSHVLDMIYISDFPSKVIINTATYQGEYKKIKELIYKSFEAGYCVGDYLTIKKKGDSTSVETLCSVNFDNFLLKNGIISLPKYGGIVKFEDYEPVNFEGIIDFRSSSIDPLVAFITQKKTNVLGVIENGEGFVPANFRAIPKSCEEKFERIVKNNMLNSVLAYDTENVLGMGLNQDEIGVVLVGGLTPLCIPYELGYPMHIAEATTIKDMSTLDTRAKGYLTPKNKKGNYSVTPVLSKMLSLMQVVNYDMESHSGNVIVNGAKVPIRYREETINALKESYEKKLAISNVLKIEYDSEFMNIYTICSLTVNGVFLKNKIPVIPYYGGVLEIKPDKNRFIEAIAYEGTSLNPHEVFFNKGDGKKYILAGISKVPLSANEQFRAITEKLNWNSVIEIGRPNNDICGVRVEKCMFGITTIGGVNPFSNVNSLGIPIEVKTLHKSMDYSNLTNYEEI from the coding sequence ATGGACAAAGATATTGATATTGAAATATTAACTATTCTTTCAGAATCATCTGAACCTGTTGGGGCAAAAATAATTGCAAACATGCTCAAACAGAGAGGTTACGATATAGGCGAACGTGCAGTCCGTTACCACCTGCAAACACTCGATGAAAATAACCTTACTATTAGATTAGGCTATTCTGGAAGAGAAATTACTGAAAAAGGAATTGAGGAGCTTGAAAAAGCGAATATTTCGTATAGAATCGGTTCAACATTTTCTCACGTTCTTGATATGATTTACATTTCAGATTTTCCATCAAAAGTTATAATAAACACTGCAACGTACCAAGGAGAATATAAAAAAATAAAAGAATTAATTTATAAATCTTTTGAAGCAGGCTACTGTGTTGGGGACTACCTTACAATTAAGAAAAAAGGAGATTCCACATCTGTAGAAACCCTATGCAGTGTTAACTTTGACAATTTTCTTCTTAAAAACGGTATAATATCACTTCCAAAATATGGGGGAATTGTAAAATTTGAAGATTATGAGCCAGTAAACTTTGAAGGAATAATAGACTTTAGAAGTTCATCAATTGACCCTTTAGTTGCGTTTATCACCCAGAAAAAAACCAATGTTTTAGGAGTAATTGAAAACGGAGAAGGATTTGTTCCTGCAAATTTTAGGGCAATTCCCAAATCATGCGAGGAAAAATTTGAAAGAATTGTAAAAAATAACATGTTAAATTCAGTTTTAGCATATGATACTGAAAATGTTCTTGGTATGGGCTTAAATCAGGATGAAATAGGGGTCGTATTGGTTGGAGGACTAACTCCGCTTTGCATACCTTATGAATTAGGGTATCCGATGCATATTGCCGAAGCAACTACTATTAAAGATATGTCTACTCTTGATACTCGGGCAAAAGGATACTTAACTCCAAAAAATAAGAAGGGAAATTACAGCGTAACTCCCGTATTATCAAAAATGCTATCTTTAATGCAAGTTGTAAATTACGATATGGAAAGTCATAGTGGAAACGTTATAGTAAACGGTGCAAAGGTTCCAATAAGGTATCGGGAAGAAACAATTAATGCATTGAAAGAAAGTTATGAAAAAAAGCTTGCAATTTCCAACGTTTTAAAAATAGAATATGATAGTGAATTCATGAATATTTATACAATATGCTCCCTTACAGTTAATGGAGTATTTTTGAAAAACAAAATTCCTGTAATTCCATATTATGGTGGAGTTTTAGAGATAAAACCGGATAAAAATCGATTTATTGAAGCAATCGCATATGAAGGTACATCACTTAATCCTCATGAAGTATTTTTTAATAAAGGTGACGGTAAAAAATACATTTTAGCAGGCATAAGTAAAGTTCCACTTTCTGCAAATGAACAGTTTAGAGCAATTACTGAAAAACTTAATTGGAACTCAGTTATTGAAATTGGGAGGCCAAATAATGACATTTGTGGCGTAAGGGTTGAAAAATGCATGTTTGGAATTACAACAATTGGAGGAGTTAATCCTTTTTCAAACGTGAACAGCCTTGGTATACCCATTGAAGTAAAAACGCTGCACAAATCAATGGATTACTCAAATCTTACAAATTATGAAGAAATTTAA
- the tgtA gene encoding tRNA guanosine(15) transglycosylase TgtA, whose product MFEIKARDAMGRLGLIKINGKKIETPTIMPVVHPNPKKQTVSIDLINKLSDVIITNSYITYTTPELREIAENKGIHHLTGFKNVVVTDSGSFQLSVYGNVNVEPMEIIDFQEKIGVDVGTILDIPTAPDVSREKAEKELLETFKRAEDSIQRRNDRNYKLALNGTVQGSTHLDLRRKSAEVMGKMDFEIYPIGAVVPLMEDYRYREVSEIIINSKMHLPTNKPVHLFGCGHPMLFALSVALGCDLFDSAAYALYAKNGRYLTENGTLHLDELKDLKNFPCSCKVCSEYTPKQLQNMKEKERERLLAEHNLYVTFEEIDRIKNAIKDGNLWELVEERCRSHPKLLNGLRVISKYMDFIEKYDPVSKKSGFFYTGYESMARPEIYRHKQRLNRLKFDKIYVTSISEKINTPYSENLNNIPCDVDVLIKDSVFGLVPLNIDTMYPLSQNEIPDLYDFEKNYNNDFISEFLENNAEKVLDISTYNYYISHYNSKKECEKINPDLLRISRMLEYQYGAKIIDNDFEKLSVRRSKTSGRIRNVLLDKEVVFTVRASDNFLIPAKLGAEMLHKKLEFPKYRVIVDKSVEEFARAGKSVYSKFVINCDKELRPFEEVLVVNENDDLLAYGTNLLNSQELMEFDYGVAVNIRGGLKLE is encoded by the coding sequence ATGTTTGAGATAAAGGCTAGAGATGCAATGGGGCGACTTGGACTCATAAAAATTAACGGGAAAAAAATTGAAACTCCTACAATAATGCCAGTAGTCCACCCAAATCCTAAAAAACAAACAGTATCAATTGATTTGATAAATAAACTTTCAGATGTAATTATAACGAACTCTTATATTACTTATACAACGCCCGAACTAAGAGAAATTGCTGAAAATAAGGGAATTCATCATTTAACTGGTTTTAAAAACGTTGTTGTAACAGATAGCGGTTCATTTCAGCTAAGTGTTTATGGAAATGTTAACGTTGAACCAATGGAAATAATCGATTTTCAGGAAAAAATTGGCGTAGATGTTGGAACAATTTTAGACATTCCAACTGCACCTGATGTATCAAGAGAAAAAGCTGAAAAGGAACTTTTAGAAACATTTAAACGTGCAGAAGATTCAATTCAAAGAAGAAACGATAGAAATTACAAATTAGCTTTAAATGGGACTGTTCAAGGGTCAACGCACCTTGATTTAAGACGTAAAAGTGCAGAAGTAATGGGAAAAATGGACTTTGAAATTTACCCAATAGGTGCGGTAGTCCCTTTAATGGAGGATTATCGATATAGGGAAGTTTCCGAAATTATAATAAACTCAAAAATGCACCTTCCAACAAATAAGCCAGTACATTTATTTGGTTGCGGACACCCGATGTTATTTGCGCTTTCAGTTGCACTTGGCTGTGATTTATTTGATAGTGCTGCATACGCACTTTATGCCAAAAATGGTAGGTATTTAACGGAAAATGGAACTCTCCACCTTGATGAACTAAAGGATTTGAAAAATTTCCCATGTTCCTGTAAGGTTTGTAGTGAATACACTCCAAAACAGCTTCAAAATATGAAAGAAAAAGAAAGAGAACGTTTACTTGCAGAACACAATCTTTACGTTACATTTGAAGAAATTGATAGGATTAAAAATGCTATAAAAGATGGAAATCTTTGGGAACTTGTTGAAGAGCGATGTAGGAGCCATCCTAAACTTTTAAACGGTTTAAGGGTAATTTCAAAATATATGGACTTTATTGAAAAATATGATCCAGTATCTAAAAAGTCAGGATTTTTTTATACAGGATACGAAAGTATGGCAAGACCTGAAATTTATCGGCATAAACAGAGATTAAATCGGTTAAAATTTGATAAAATATACGTTACAAGTATTTCTGAAAAAATAAACACTCCATATAGTGAAAATTTAAATAATATCCCTTGCGATGTTGATGTACTTATAAAAGATAGTGTATTTGGGTTAGTTCCGTTAAATATTGATACTATGTATCCATTATCCCAAAATGAAATCCCTGATCTTTATGACTTTGAAAAAAATTACAATAATGACTTTATTTCGGAATTTTTAGAAAATAATGCGGAAAAAGTTCTCGATATTTCAACATATAATTACTATATAAGTCATTATAATTCAAAAAAAGAATGCGAAAAAATAAATCCTGATCTTTTAAGGATTTCAAGAATGCTTGAATACCAGTATGGTGCAAAAATAATTGATAATGATTTTGAAAAACTTTCAGTTCGGAGGAGCAAAACAAGTGGTAGGATTAGAAACGTTCTTTTAGATAAGGAAGTTGTTTTCACGGTTCGTGCAAGCGATAACTTTTTAATCCCTGCAAAACTTGGTGCAGAAATGCTCCATAAAAAGCTTGAATTTCCAAAATATAGAGTAATTGTGGATAAAAGTGTTGAAGAATTTGCAAGAGCTGGAAAATCAGTATACTCTAAATTCGTAATAAACTGCGATAAAGAATTAAGGCCCTTTGAAGAAGTTCTGGTTGTAAATGAAAACGATGATTTGTTAGCATACGGAACAAACTTATTAAATAGTCAAGAATTAATGGAATTTGACTATGGGGTTGCAGTAAATATAAGGGGCGGCTTAAAGCTTGAATAA
- a CDS encoding RlmE family RNA methyltransferase, which produces MGKKDKRWVLQRKKDPYYNLAKRKNYRSRATYKLFQLNEKFNIIKEKNVVVDLGCAPGGWLQAARDMTGEEGFIVGIDLQQIKPLPYENVIAVKGDMTDEETLKKIQDILPEKPDVIICDASPNISGVWDVDHTRSLELTTMALMTATKMLKKGGNFVVKVFQGDLFYKYVELVSEYFDKAFTTKPRASREESAEVYVIAKHYNGKKFNMKSKSDIVKLLKPQDELKREESALSLRKNISDEDTGMIIKKIKQLRAKKD; this is translated from the coding sequence ATGGGAAAAAAGGATAAAAGATGGGTTCTTCAAAGAAAAAAAGACCCTTATTATAATTTAGCTAAGCGGAAAAATTACCGTTCAAGAGCAACATATAAGTTATTCCAGTTAAATGAAAAATTTAATATAATTAAAGAAAAAAATGTCGTGGTAGATTTAGGCTGTGCGCCCGGAGGTTGGCTCCAAGCAGCAAGAGACATGACGGGTGAAGAAGGATTTATTGTTGGAATTGATTTACAGCAGATCAAACCCCTTCCTTATGAAAATGTTATTGCAGTTAAAGGCGATATGACTGATGAAGAAACTTTAAAAAAGATTCAAGACATACTTCCTGAAAAGCCTGATGTCATTATATGCGATGCATCACCAAATATTAGTGGAGTATGGGATGTTGACCATACAAGGTCTCTTGAACTTACAACAATGGCACTGATGACGGCTACAAAAATGCTTAAAAAAGGGGGAAATTTTGTAGTTAAGGTTTTTCAAGGTGATTTATTCTATAAATATGTAGAATTAGTTTCAGAATACTTTGATAAAGCATTTACAACAAAACCGAGGGCTTCAAGGGAAGAAAGTGCGGAAGTTTACGTAATTGCAAAGCACTATAATGGTAAAAAATTTAACATGAAATCAAAGTCAGACATTGTAAAACTTTTAAAGCCGCAAGACGAATTGAAACGAGAAGAATCCGCCTTAAGTCTTCGTAAAAATATTTCAGATGAAGATACAGGTATGATTATTAAAAAAATAAAACAATTGAGGGCTAAAAAAGATTAA
- the thpR gene encoding RNA 2',3'-cyclic phosphodiesterase → MRCFLAFELPNELKEKLNGLKSNFNFKGIKLVETENLHITVKFLGDIDDKTLEKVINSDLSINKVFSEIKGIGTFPNSEYVKVIWVGSTNLQKTMSNIDNKLFNLGFKKEKTYEPHITIGRVKYLENDLKENLREIINKNSYVDFGKIEINSISLMKSILTPNGPKYEVIKKW, encoded by the coding sequence ATGCGGTGTTTTTTAGCATTTGAACTTCCAAATGAGTTAAAAGAAAAGTTAAACGGTTTAAAAAGTAATTTCAATTTTAAAGGTATAAAACTCGTTGAAACTGAAAATTTACATATAACTGTTAAATTTTTAGGAGATATTGACGATAAAACCCTTGAAAAGGTAATTAATTCAGATTTAAGCATTAATAAAGTTTTTTCAGAAATAAAAGGAATTGGGACTTTTCCAAATAGTGAATATGTAAAAGTTATATGGGTTGGTTCAACAAATCTTCAAAAAACCATGAGTAATATTGATAACAAGCTTTTTAATTTAGGTTTTAAAAAGGAGAAAACTTATGAACCGCATATCACTATTGGAAGAGTTAAATATCTTGAAAATGATTTAAAAGAAAATTTAAGAGAAATAATTAATAAAAATAGTTACGTTGATTTTGGAAAAATTGAAATAAACTCTATTTCATTAATGAAAAGCATTTTAACGCCTAATGGGCCAAAATATGAAGTTATAAAAAAATGGTAG
- the budA gene encoding acetolactate decarboxylase gives MNIFVKFLMVIMVLFSGCIDTNDNSVLEVNSEQFSDVLYQVSTINALMEGLYDGFIPVSDLLTHGDFGIGTFDKLDGEMVVLDGICYQIKADGVAYTVENVTTPFAVVTWFENDETYYLNDMNISEFESYFESKFPSKNMIYAVKLTGNFSKIKTRSVSPQEKTYEKLADVVKNQSIFEFENVSGTCVGFWIPDFMSGLNVPLYHLHFITDDRTAGGHILDFEINSVEASFDITPEFYVILPTSEEYYGMEFSDNLENDIKIVEKQ, from the coding sequence ATGAACATATTTGTAAAATTTTTAATGGTAATAATGGTGTTATTTTCAGGATGTATTGATACGAACGATAATTCTGTTTTGGAAGTTAATTCAGAACAATTTTCAGATGTTTTATATCAGGTATCTACGATAAATGCGTTGATGGAAGGCCTTTATGATGGATTTATTCCTGTAAGTGATCTTTTAACCCATGGAGATTTTGGAATAGGGACTTTTGATAAACTCGACGGAGAAATGGTTGTTTTAGATGGAATATGTTACCAAATTAAGGCAGATGGTGTAGCGTACACTGTTGAAAATGTAACAACTCCTTTTGCGGTAGTTACCTGGTTTGAAAACGATGAAACGTATTATTTAAATGATATGAATATTTCAGAGTTTGAATCATACTTTGAATCTAAATTCCCTTCAAAAAACATGATTTATGCAGTGAAATTAACAGGAAATTTCTCAAAAATAAAAACAAGAAGTGTTTCACCCCAAGAAAAAACTTACGAAAAACTTGCAGATGTTGTAAAAAATCAGTCAATATTTGAATTTGAAAATGTTTCTGGAACTTGTGTTGGGTTTTGGATTCCCGATTTCATGTCTGGTTTAAATGTTCCTTTGTACCACTTACATTTCATAACTGATGATAGGACTGCAGGAGGTCACATTCTTGATTTTGAAATAAATTCTGTTGAAGCTTCATTTGATATAACACCAGAATTTTATGTGATATTGCCAACTTCTGAAGAATATTATGGCATGGAATTTTCAGATAATCTTGAAAATGATATAAAAATCGTAGAAAAACAATAA
- the pth2 gene encoding peptidyl-tRNA hydrolase Pth2: MYEQAIVIRNDLKMGKGKMAAQACHASIQAYLHAQKISPSAVMYWMNEGQKKVVLKVNSEKELLEIFRDVNIDGLPCSLIRDAGKTQIEPGSLTAVGIGPEKEDKISKVTKNLKLL, translated from the coding sequence ATGTATGAACAGGCTATTGTTATAAGAAATGACTTGAAGATGGGAAAGGGAAAAATGGCGGCACAGGCCTGTCATGCATCTATTCAAGCATATTTACATGCTCAAAAAATAAGCCCGAGTGCAGTTATGTATTGGATGAATGAAGGGCAAAAAAAAGTAGTGCTAAAAGTAAATTCTGAAAAAGAACTCCTAGAAATATTTAGGGATGTAAATATAGATGGATTACCCTGCAGTTTGATAAGGGATGCTGGAAAGACCCAGATTGAACCGGGAAGCCTGACTGCTGTTGGAATTGGCCCTGAAAAAGAAGATAAGATTTCAAAAGTAACGAAAAATCTAAAATTACTTTAA
- a CDS encoding flavodoxin family protein, producing MKVVAFNGSPRLDGNTSILIEKVLKELKNEGIKTEHVHVAREKMRGCTACYKCFETKDNKCVILGDILNSFIEKMVESDGIILGSPTYFTDVTTEMKALIDRAGFVAKANGDILKRKIGAAVVSFRRAGSIHTFDTLNHFFSINQMITVNSSYWNVGMGLKKGEVNNDSEGLHTMEVLGQNMAWVLNKLK from the coding sequence TTGAAAGTAGTTGCATTTAATGGCAGTCCAAGATTGGACGGAAATACTTCAATTTTAATTGAAAAAGTTCTAAAGGAACTTAAAAATGAGGGAATTAAAACAGAGCACGTACACGTTGCAAGAGAAAAAATGCGAGGATGTACGGCATGTTATAAATGTTTTGAAACAAAAGATAACAAATGTGTCATACTTGGAGATATTTTAAACAGTTTTATTGAAAAAATGGTTGAATCAGATGGAATAATCCTTGGCTCCCCAACTTATTTTACGGATGTCACTACTGAAATGAAGGCATTAATTGATAGGGCAGGATTTGTTGCAAAAGCAAATGGAGATATATTAAAAAGAAAAATTGGTGCCGCAGTTGTTTCTTTTAGGCGAGCAGGTTCTATTCATACATTTGATACTTTAAACCACTTTTTTTCAATAAATCAAATGATAACGGTTAATTCAAGCTATTGGAATGTTGGAATGGGCCTTAAAAAGGGCGAAGTAAATAACGATTCTGAAGGACTTCACACGATGGAAGTATTGGGACAAAATATGGCGTGGGTTTTGAATAAACTTAAATAA